Proteins encoded in a region of the Sphingomonas sp. OV641 genome:
- a CDS encoding GNAT family N-acetyltransferase, with protein sequence MMQDWRLRRATAADAPAVAMVAAASFLETFAGILPGEDIVAHCARNSAAEKFAVWADDPASVVTVAEHPDGLAPVGYSLITTPDLPIDPLPGDVELRRIYTLSLTRGTGLGHRLMALALDDAAALGAKRVLLGVLGTNVRARSFYEREGFILAGTRRFNVGAGWYDDVIYARAL encoded by the coding sequence ATGATGCAAGACTGGCGGCTGCGCCGTGCCACAGCGGCGGATGCGCCGGCGGTGGCGATGGTTGCCGCCGCCAGCTTTCTTGAAACGTTTGCCGGCATTCTGCCCGGCGAGGACATCGTGGCGCATTGCGCGCGCAACAGTGCGGCGGAGAAATTCGCTGTCTGGGCCGATGATCCGGCAAGCGTGGTGACGGTGGCGGAACATCCCGACGGCCTCGCGCCGGTCGGCTACTCGCTGATCACCACACCGGATCTCCCGATTGATCCGCTCCCCGGCGACGTAGAGCTGCGCCGGATCTACACGCTATCCCTGACGCGCGGCACCGGGCTGGGCCACAGGCTGATGGCGCTCGCGCTGGACGACGCGGCGGCGCTTGGCGCGAAACGGGTCCTGCTGGGTGTGCTTGGCACCAATGTCCGGGCGCGCAGCTTCTACGAGCGGGAAGGGTTCATTCTTGCCGGAACGCGGCGCTTCAATGTCGGCGCGGGCTGGTACGACGACGTGATCTACGCCCGCGCGCTCTGA
- a CDS encoding LPS-assembly protein LptD, producing MTRLDLLASCALTAAFLCGLSGTAAAQDLQDRPVPPPAPEVAADPAPGTVADDQVNFNAGTLEYDYEGDVVTATDEVRMFRAGQRLRADKVVWDRKTGKVVATGNIAVTSPEGDTAYGDSIELTDSLKDGLVDNMLVVLERGGRLAADRGTRFEDGTISLDRAAYTACSVVDSDGCPKEPTWKVTAVKVTYRPDRERVYYTGGQVHLFGLPSIPLPKFSHPIGEGTASGLLTPNVSYDRVNGFEVATPYLFRLAPNRKLTVTPHVYSDVLPMLEANYEHLNELGAFSITGYGTVSRRSDDLSSGFTSTTEQAFRGYLDGVGRFQLDENWSLSGSLRLATDRTFLRRYDISKADRLRTTVALERIDRDSYFSLAGWATQTLRVGERQGFQPIALPELDYRRRTTEDLLGGTVQFQLNTLALGRKAGQDTQRAFASARWDLRRLTNWGQEVTFTAFARADAYNTNDTAATEITSYRGVEGFQSRAIGSVAVDVRWPFVGALMGGTQRITPRLQIVASPKIENLDLPNEDARAIDLEDSNLFALNRFAGYDRWEDSSRATYGIEYDLDLPGFSLSANIGQSYRLDNRATILPSGTGLSDRFSDIVGRTTLRFRDFVSLTHRYRLDKDGLAVRRNEVDATVGSRDTYLLVGYLRLNRDIVDLEDLQDREEIRVGGRVQFARFWSAFASGLIDLTDRTDDVFSLADGFDPIRHRLGVQYEDDCLTLGVTWRQDYRTTGDARRGSSYLLTLAFKNLGR from the coding sequence GTGACGCGTCTCGACCTTCTGGCCAGTTGCGCGTTGACGGCGGCGTTCCTGTGCGGGCTATCGGGCACGGCCGCCGCGCAGGATCTTCAGGACCGGCCGGTGCCGCCGCCCGCCCCCGAAGTCGCGGCGGATCCGGCGCCCGGCACGGTCGCCGACGACCAGGTGAACTTCAACGCCGGTACGCTGGAATATGATTATGAAGGCGATGTCGTCACCGCCACGGACGAAGTCCGCATGTTCCGCGCGGGGCAGCGGTTGCGCGCCGACAAGGTCGTTTGGGATCGCAAGACCGGCAAGGTCGTCGCGACCGGCAACATCGCGGTCACCAGTCCGGAAGGCGATACCGCATACGGCGATTCGATCGAGCTCACTGATTCGCTGAAGGACGGGCTGGTGGACAACATGCTCGTCGTGCTGGAGCGCGGCGGTCGGTTGGCGGCGGACCGCGGCACTCGCTTCGAAGACGGCACCATTTCGCTGGATCGCGCCGCCTACACCGCTTGCTCGGTGGTGGACTCCGACGGCTGCCCCAAGGAGCCGACGTGGAAGGTAACGGCCGTCAAGGTTACGTACCGCCCCGATCGTGAGCGCGTCTACTACACGGGCGGACAGGTTCATCTGTTTGGCCTGCCCTCGATCCCGCTGCCGAAATTCTCGCACCCGATCGGCGAAGGCACCGCCAGTGGCCTGCTGACCCCGAACGTCAGCTATGATCGCGTGAACGGATTCGAGGTCGCAACGCCCTACCTCTTCCGGCTCGCACCCAATCGCAAGCTGACCGTTACGCCGCACGTCTATTCCGATGTGCTTCCGATGCTCGAGGCCAATTACGAGCATCTGAACGAACTCGGCGCCTTCAGCATCACCGGCTACGGCACGGTGAGCCGCCGCAGCGATGATCTGTCCAGCGGGTTCACCTCGACAACCGAACAGGCGTTCCGCGGCTACTTGGACGGGGTCGGGCGATTTCAGCTGGATGAGAACTGGAGCCTCTCCGGCTCGCTGCGGCTCGCCACCGATCGAACCTTCCTGCGCCGCTATGACATTTCCAAGGCCGATCGCCTGCGAACCACCGTCGCGTTGGAGCGGATCGATCGGGACAGCTATTTCTCTCTCGCCGGCTGGGCCACGCAGACCCTGCGCGTGGGTGAGCGGCAGGGATTTCAGCCGATCGCGCTGCCCGAGCTCGACTATCGCCGTCGCACCACCGAAGACCTGCTGGGCGGTACCGTCCAATTTCAGTTGAACACGCTCGCGCTCGGTCGAAAGGCCGGACAGGACACGCAGCGCGCCTTTGCCAGCGCCCGATGGGATCTGCGCCGGCTGACCAACTGGGGACAGGAAGTCACCTTCACGGCCTTCGCGCGCGCCGATGCCTATAACACCAACGATACTGCCGCGACCGAGATCACCAGCTATCGCGGGGTCGAGGGCTTTCAGTCGCGCGCCATCGGGTCCGTGGCGGTCGACGTGCGCTGGCCGTTCGTCGGCGCGCTGATGGGCGGGACGCAACGGATCACGCCGCGATTGCAGATCGTCGCCTCGCCGAAGATCGAGAACCTCGATCTGCCAAACGAGGATGCGCGCGCGATCGACCTTGAGGATTCGAACCTCTTCGCGCTGAACCGCTTCGCCGGTTATGATCGTTGGGAGGATTCCTCGCGGGCAACCTACGGCATCGAATATGATCTCGATCTGCCTGGGTTCAGCCTCTCGGCCAATATCGGCCAAAGCTACCGTCTGGATAATCGGGCAACGATCCTTCCGTCGGGCACCGGGCTCAGCGATCGGTTCTCCGATATCGTCGGCCGCACCACGCTGCGCTTCCGCGACTTCGTATCGCTGACGCATCGTTACCGGCTCGACAAGGATGGGCTGGCCGTCCGCCGCAACGAAGTCGACGCCACCGTCGGATCGCGCGATACCTATCTTCTGGTCGGCTATCTTCGCCTGAACCGAGACATCGTGGATCTGGAGGATCTGCAGGATCGGGAGGAAATCCGGGTCGGCGGACGCGTGCAGTTTGCCCGCTTCTGGTCGGCTTTCGCGTCGGGCCTCATTGATCTTACCGATCGCACCGATGACGTTTTCTCGCTGGCCGACGGCTTTGATCCGATCCGCCATCGTCTCGGCGTCCAATATGAGGACGATTGCCTCACGCTCGGTGTCACCTGGCGCCAGGATTACCGGACCACCGGCGACGCCCGGCGCGGCAGCAGCTATTTGTTGACGCTGGCCTTCAAGAACCTCGGGCGCTAA
- a CDS encoding heavy-metal-associated domain-containing protein: protein MRLKPLFLVPAAVALVLGTGVSIAQIEGSGRGVAPVDSSSDYEVSGVRVDVAAKDADSARLGGWRVAQRKAWLELSKRLGAGKGLVPDSTLDSLVSGIVVENEQIGPKRYVARLGILFDRNRAGAILGISNYVMRSPPMVVIPIVWSGGVATGFEQRTLWQEAWARYRTGGSAIDYIRPTGSGPDPLLLNFGQTQRPGRGWWRTVIDQYGGSDVLMPTVKLYRQWPGGPVIGVFQARQGPDNRLLSQFTLRVGSVAGVPALLDAGVKRLDEAYQAGLRAGYLRSDPGLSYVPSSEVPVEDDEAGETLVTDAPVLPVVSIAVQFDTPGVPAVTAGEAALRAVPGVSSATTSSLALGGVSVMTVSFAGPPEALKAALEARGWQVFGSGTTIRIRRAPRLLPPELTPDNATAG, encoded by the coding sequence ATGCGCCTGAAGCCCTTGTTCCTCGTTCCTGCCGCCGTGGCGCTTGTGCTCGGTACGGGTGTCAGCATCGCCCAGATCGAGGGCAGTGGCCGGGGCGTGGCGCCGGTAGATAGCTCCAGCGACTATGAAGTTTCGGGCGTGCGCGTCGATGTCGCCGCCAAGGACGCCGACAGTGCGCGGCTGGGCGGCTGGCGCGTGGCGCAGCGCAAGGCGTGGCTGGAACTTTCCAAGCGGCTGGGAGCGGGCAAGGGCCTGGTGCCCGATTCGACGCTCGATTCGCTCGTCAGCGGCATCGTGGTGGAAAATGAGCAGATCGGCCCGAAGCGCTATGTCGCGCGGCTCGGCATATTGTTCGATCGCAATCGCGCCGGGGCGATCCTGGGCATTTCCAATTATGTGATGCGCTCGCCGCCGATGGTGGTGATCCCGATCGTCTGGTCGGGCGGCGTGGCGACCGGGTTCGAGCAACGGACGCTGTGGCAGGAAGCCTGGGCTCGTTACCGAACCGGCGGCAGCGCGATCGACTATATCCGGCCGACCGGCAGCGGCCCCGATCCGCTGCTGCTGAACTTCGGACAGACGCAGCGGCCCGGGCGCGGCTGGTGGCGCACCGTGATCGACCAATATGGCGGCTCGGACGTGCTGATGCCGACCGTGAAGCTGTATCGCCAATGGCCCGGTGGGCCGGTGATCGGCGTGTTCCAGGCGCGGCAGGGACCGGACAACCGGCTGCTTTCGCAGTTCACGCTGCGGGTGGGCAGTGTCGCGGGTGTTCCCGCGCTGCTGGACGCCGGCGTGAAGCGGCTGGACGAGGCTTATCAGGCGGGATTGCGCGCGGGATATCTGCGCAGCGATCCTGGCCTGTCCTATGTTCCGTCCAGCGAAGTGCCAGTCGAGGATGACGAGGCGGGTGAAACGCTGGTGACGGACGCGCCGGTGCTGCCGGTGGTGTCGATCGCCGTCCAGTTCGACACGCCAGGGGTGCCCGCCGTCACCGCCGGTGAAGCGGCGCTGCGCGCGGTGCCCGGTGTTTCCTCTGCCACGACCAGCAGCCTTGCGCTTGGCGGCGTTTCCGTGATGACCGTCAGCTTTGCGGGCCCGCCTGAGGCACTGAAGGCCGCGCTGGAGGCGAGGGGCTGGCAAGTGTTCGGATCCGGCACGACGATCCGCATCCGCCGCGCACCGCGCCTGCTGCCGCCGGAACTCACGCCTGACAATGCAACGGCCGGATGA
- a CDS encoding peptidylprolyl isomerase, which yields MGNKALRFGRVAGMVLALAAAGAATGQQADPATVADQSLPDNTGLNIPQNLEIFGTVDPNVRKATAIVNDNVLTRTDVDQRVALILAANNVQLKAEEIDRLRLQVLRQLIDEVLQIQQAKTAEITITDDELNQSLNRIAGNFGRTPEQFRVFLREQGSSERSIKRQIEGELAWQRYLRRRVEPFVNVGDEEVKAILDRLEAAKGTDEFHLNEIYLSATPDRTEEVYGAARQLIGEIQKGQAPFGYFARNFSEASTRGVNGDLGWVRGAQLPAELAEAAGQMQVGQVVGPIPVPGGFSILHLVDKRQVLTANPRDARLSLKQMTIKFPRGTTQAQASQRTASFASTLTKLQGCGSVEKVAASINAEVVQNDAIRIRDLPAPLQDIMLNLQVGQATPPFGNPDEGVRTLVLCGRDDTASAQLPGSEQIQNQLEQQRVNLRAQQALRDLRRDAIVEYR from the coding sequence ATGGGCAACAAGGCGCTGCGGTTCGGCCGCGTCGCGGGCATGGTGCTGGCGCTGGCCGCCGCGGGCGCAGCCACGGGGCAGCAGGCAGATCCGGCGACGGTGGCTGACCAGTCGCTGCCGGACAATACCGGGCTGAACATCCCCCAGAATCTGGAGATCTTCGGCACCGTCGACCCGAACGTGCGCAAGGCGACGGCGATCGTGAACGACAATGTGCTGACCCGCACGGATGTGGATCAGCGCGTGGCCCTGATCCTTGCCGCGAACAATGTTCAGTTGAAGGCCGAGGAGATCGATCGACTGCGCCTTCAGGTGCTGCGTCAGCTGATCGACGAGGTGCTTCAGATCCAGCAGGCGAAGACCGCTGAGATCACCATCACCGATGATGAGCTGAATCAGAGTCTCAACCGCATCGCCGGCAACTTCGGCCGTACCCCGGAACAGTTCCGCGTGTTCCTGCGTGAACAGGGCTCGTCCGAACGCTCCATCAAGCGCCAGATCGAAGGCGAGCTTGCATGGCAACGCTATCTGCGACGCCGGGTCGAGCCGTTCGTCAACGTCGGCGACGAAGAGGTGAAGGCGATCCTCGACCGGCTCGAGGCAGCCAAGGGGACGGACGAGTTTCACCTGAACGAAATCTATCTGTCCGCCACGCCGGATCGCACCGAAGAAGTCTATGGCGCGGCGCGTCAGTTGATTGGTGAGATCCAGAAGGGCCAGGCGCCGTTCGGCTATTTCGCCCGCAACTTTTCCGAAGCGTCGACGCGCGGCGTGAACGGCGATCTCGGCTGGGTCCGCGGGGCACAGCTCCCGGCGGAGCTGGCGGAAGCGGCCGGCCAGATGCAGGTCGGCCAGGTCGTCGGCCCGATTCCCGTGCCGGGCGGCTTCTCGATCCTTCACCTGGTGGACAAGCGCCAGGTGCTCACGGCCAACCCGCGCGACGCCCGTCTCAGCCTGAAGCAGATGACGATCAAGTTCCCGCGCGGCACTACCCAGGCGCAGGCGAGTCAGCGGACGGCCAGCTTCGCTTCCACGCTGACCAAGCTTCAGGGCTGCGGCTCGGTGGAAAAGGTCGCTGCCTCGATCAATGCCGAAGTGGTGCAGAACGATGCGATCCGCATTCGCGATCTGCCCGCACCGCTGCAGGACATCATGCTGAACCTCCAGGTCGGCCAGGCAACGCCGCCCTTCGGCAATCCGGACGAAGGGGTGCGCACCCTCGTCCTTTGCGGACGGGACGATACGGCATCGGCCCAGCTTCCCGGCTCGGAGCAGATCCAGAACCAGCTGGAGCAGCAGCGCGTCAACCTGCGTGCGCAGCAGGCCCTTCGTGACCTGCGTCGCGACGCCATCGTGGAGTATCGCTGA
- the ndk gene encoding nucleoside-diphosphate kinase translates to MAANRTFSIIKPDATRRNLTGAVTKMLEEAGLRVVASKRIQMTKEQAEGFYAVHKERPFFNDLVSFMISGPVVVQVLEGENAVQRNRDIMGATNPENAAPGTIRKELAESIEANSVHGSDSDENAAIEIAYFFKPEEIVG, encoded by the coding sequence ATGGCCGCCAACCGTACCTTTTCGATCATCAAGCCCGATGCCACCCGCCGCAACCTGACGGGCGCCGTCACCAAGATGCTGGAGGAAGCTGGCCTGCGCGTCGTCGCCTCCAAGCGCATCCAGATGACCAAGGAGCAGGCCGAGGGCTTCTACGCCGTCCACAAGGAGCGCCCGTTCTTCAACGATCTGGTGTCGTTCATGATCTCCGGCCCGGTGGTCGTGCAGGTGCTGGAAGGCGAGAATGCCGTGCAGCGCAACCGCGACATCATGGGCGCGACCAACCCCGAGAACGCAGCGCCCGGCACGATCCGCAAGGAGCTGGCCGAGTCGATCGAGGCAAATTCGGTGCACGGGTCGGATTCGGACGAGAATGCAGCGATCGAAATCGCCTATTTCTTCAAGCCCGAAGAGATCGTCGGCTGA
- the purN gene encoding phosphoribosylglycinamide formyltransferase: protein MTARIGVLISGRGSNMQALVAHAGAAYEVVVVASDRPTAPGLGWALEHGIPTFVLSPKEVGKATYEAALDAALRAAGAEYLALAGYMRLLSDEFVGRWRNRIVNIHPSLLPKYKGLDTHARAIAAGDRVAGCSVHLVTEELDGGEVLGQAEVPILPDDTADTLAARVLAEEHRLYPRVLSEWLSQ from the coding sequence ATGACAGCCAGAATCGGCGTGCTGATCTCCGGACGGGGATCGAACATGCAGGCGCTCGTCGCTCACGCGGGCGCGGCTTACGAGGTGGTCGTCGTCGCGTCGGATCGACCCACCGCGCCGGGGCTCGGCTGGGCACTGGAGCACGGCATCCCCACCTTCGTTCTGTCTCCCAAGGAGGTCGGCAAGGCGACGTACGAAGCCGCGCTGGATGCCGCCCTTCGCGCCGCCGGGGCCGAATATCTGGCGCTTGCCGGCTATATGCGCCTTCTGTCGGACGAATTCGTCGGCCGCTGGCGCAATCGTATCGTCAATATCCATCCCTCCCTGCTGCCGAAGTACAAGGGGCTCGATACCCATGCACGCGCCATTGCGGCCGGGGATAGGGTTGCCGGCTGCTCGGTGCACCTCGTCACGGAGGAACTGGATGGCGGCGAGGTGCTTGGCCAGGCGGAGGTACCGATCCTCCCGGACGATACGGCCGATACGCTTGCGGCTCGCGTGCTGGCCGAGGAACATCGCCTTTACCCACGCGTCCTGTCCGAATGGCTGAGCCAGTAG
- the purM gene encoding phosphoribosylformylglycinamidine cyclo-ligase, giving the protein MSGSGYTYEQAGVSIAAGNALVRAIAPLARATRRKGADADLGGFGGFFDLKAAGFTDPLLVAANDGVGTKLKLAIEHNRHDGVGIDLVAMCANDLIVQGAEPLFFLDYYASGKLDAAVAERVIASIAEGCRIAGCALIGGETAEMPGMYADGDYDLAGFCVGAVERDQVLTGTEIREGDVLLGLASSGVHSNGFSLVRRLAADKGWKLDRPALFDSDVLLIEALMAPTRIYVKSLLPLVSAGRIKGLAHITGGGLLENIPRVLPAGAHARVDADAWSQPRLMAFLQAQGAIEPEEMARTFNCGIGMVVVVTADQADSVAADLESAGEQVFRIGAIESGELGCTVTGSAETWSARAPWTATHHA; this is encoded by the coding sequence ATGAGCGGAAGCGGGTACACTTACGAGCAGGCCGGCGTGTCGATCGCGGCGGGCAATGCATTGGTGCGGGCGATCGCACCGCTGGCGCGGGCAACGCGGCGCAAGGGGGCGGATGCCGACCTTGGCGGCTTTGGCGGCTTCTTCGATCTGAAGGCGGCGGGGTTCACCGATCCCCTCCTGGTCGCCGCCAATGATGGCGTCGGCACCAAGCTGAAGCTGGCGATCGAACACAATCGGCACGATGGCGTCGGCATCGATCTCGTCGCCATGTGCGCCAACGATCTCATTGTTCAAGGCGCTGAGCCGTTGTTTTTCCTCGACTATTACGCTTCGGGGAAGCTGGATGCGGCCGTTGCCGAACGCGTGATCGCGTCCATTGCGGAGGGGTGCCGAATTGCCGGATGCGCCCTTATCGGCGGTGAAACGGCAGAAATGCCGGGCATGTATGCCGATGGTGATTATGATCTCGCCGGCTTCTGCGTCGGCGCGGTCGAACGTGATCAGGTACTGACCGGAACCGAGATTCGCGAAGGCGACGTGCTTCTCGGCCTCGCCTCTTCGGGCGTGCACTCGAACGGCTTTTCGCTCGTTCGCCGACTCGCCGCGGACAAGGGTTGGAAGCTGGACCGTCCGGCCCTGTTCGATTCCGACGTGCTGCTGATCGAGGCGCTGATGGCGCCGACTCGCATTTACGTGAAGAGCCTTCTGCCGCTGGTCTCCGCCGGCCGCATCAAAGGGCTTGCACACATCACCGGCGGGGGCCTGCTCGAAAACATTCCGCGCGTATTGCCGGCCGGCGCCCATGCCCGCGTCGACGCGGATGCCTGGTCGCAGCCGCGGCTCATGGCCTTCCTTCAGGCCCAGGGCGCCATCGAGCCGGAGGAAATGGCGCGTACCTTCAATTGCGGCATCGGCATGGTTGTGGTCGTCACAGCCGATCAGGCTGATAGCGTCGCCGCCGATCTCGAATCCGCCGGGGAGCAGGTTTTCCGCATTGGCGCGATCGAGTCGGGCGAACTCGGCTGCACCGTCACCGGCTCGGCCGAAACATGGAGCGCGCGGGCACCCTGGACCGCGACGCATCACGCATGA
- a CDS encoding MmcQ/YjbR family DNA-binding protein has translation MAEPVEAVEQTLGKVRAIALALPEAAERLSHGAPGFHIENGKFFAYFSHDHHGNGETAVLVKTTGTEEQGMLIEADPDLYYKPPYLGPSGWIAIRVAAQDTDWDHVADRIAASWEMVAPRRLLEMGGR, from the coding sequence ATGGCTGAGCCAGTAGAAGCCGTCGAGCAGACGCTAGGGAAGGTGCGCGCGATCGCGCTTGCCCTGCCAGAAGCGGCCGAGCGCTTGTCGCACGGCGCGCCGGGCTTTCACATCGAAAACGGTAAGTTCTTCGCCTATTTCTCGCACGATCATCATGGCAATGGCGAGACAGCGGTTCTGGTGAAGACCACCGGAACGGAAGAACAAGGCATGCTGATCGAGGCGGATCCCGACCTCTACTACAAGCCGCCTTATCTCGGGCCGTCGGGCTGGATCGCGATCCGTGTCGCTGCGCAGGACACCGATTGGGACCATGTGGCAGACCGTATCGCCGCAAGCTGGGAAATGGTGGCGCCGCGCCGTTTGCTGGAGATGGGTGGACGATGA
- a CDS encoding DNA polymerase III subunit chi, whose translation MQVDFYHLTQMPIERALPRIAERVLAGGERLLIVGADERQRAAVDRLLWEYAPESFLPHACTGAGDDAAQPILIAADVNAANAARHIALIDGEWRDEALTFDRVFHFFDEERITAARAAWKALAGREGVERRYWKQNEAGRWEQAA comes from the coding sequence ATGCAGGTCGATTTCTATCACCTGACGCAAATGCCGATCGAGCGCGCGTTGCCGCGGATTGCGGAACGCGTGCTCGCCGGCGGCGAGCGACTGCTGATCGTGGGGGCTGACGAGCGGCAGCGCGCGGCGGTCGACCGGCTGTTGTGGGAATATGCGCCCGAGAGTTTCCTGCCGCATGCCTGCACCGGCGCGGGCGACGATGCCGCGCAGCCGATCCTGATCGCCGCCGACGTGAACGCGGCCAATGCCGCGCGGCACATCGCGCTGATCGACGGCGAATGGCGCGACGAGGCACTGACGTTCGATCGCGTCTTCCACTTCTTCGACGAAGAACGGATCACCGCGGCGCGCGCCGCGTGGAAGGCGCTGGCCGGGCGTGAGGGGGTGGAGCGCCGCTATTGGAAACAGAATGAGGCCGGGCGCTGGGAACAGGCCGCCTGA
- a CDS encoding leucyl aminopeptidase, producing MNVTFAADRPADAPVLALPVTKAGAGSIAPAGLDESARAIVAAAAAGQRFTGEAGSVAEAYVQAGAGASRIILLGVGEGDDASYERAGGALTARLLTSGVTSAVVDLSGAGASATAAARLGAAAAQRAWRYDVYRTKLSDEAKPSLAQVTIVGAPDGTDAEWATRDAVTQGLALTKTLVTLPPNVLYPESFVEIVTKETEGLGLEVTVLDEPAMRDLGMGALLGVAQGSRRAPRILALRWNGAGEGDPALALVGKGVTFDTGGISIKPAAGMEDMKWDMGGAGAVAGAMKTLALRKAKANVIGVMGLVENMPDGNAQRPGDVVTSMSGQTVEVINTDAEGRLVLCDCVTWVQRTHKVKTIVDLATLTGAMIISLGNEQAGLFANDDGLAEQLLAAAKASGDQLWRFPLGAAYDKLIDSPIADMKNVGPRGGGSITAAQFIKRFVEEEVRWAHLDIAGTVWSEKDGPTWGKGATGYGVRLLNAFVASNFEG from the coding sequence ATGAATGTAACCTTTGCCGCCGATCGTCCGGCCGATGCGCCAGTACTTGCGCTGCCGGTCACCAAGGCGGGCGCCGGATCGATTGCGCCCGCGGGGCTGGACGAATCGGCGCGGGCGATCGTTGCCGCCGCCGCCGCCGGGCAGCGCTTCACCGGCGAGGCCGGGAGCGTGGCGGAGGCCTATGTTCAGGCGGGAGCGGGCGCCAGCCGCATCATCCTCCTGGGTGTCGGCGAAGGTGACGACGCGAGCTATGAACGGGCCGGCGGCGCACTGACCGCGCGGCTGCTGACCTCCGGCGTGACCAGCGCAGTGGTTGACCTGTCGGGTGCCGGGGCGAGCGCGACCGCCGCGGCCCGGCTTGGTGCTGCGGCTGCGCAGCGGGCGTGGCGCTATGACGTTTATCGCACCAAGCTGTCCGACGAGGCGAAGCCGTCGCTCGCCCAAGTGACCATCGTCGGTGCGCCGGATGGGACGGATGCCGAATGGGCGACGCGCGACGCAGTGACGCAGGGCCTGGCGCTGACCAAGACGCTGGTGACGCTGCCGCCGAACGTCCTTTATCCGGAAAGCTTCGTGGAGATCGTCACCAAGGAAACCGAAGGCCTCGGCCTTGAAGTGACGGTGCTGGACGAGCCGGCGATGCGCGACCTTGGCATGGGCGCGCTGCTCGGCGTGGCGCAGGGATCGCGCCGCGCACCCCGCATCCTCGCGCTGCGCTGGAACGGCGCCGGGGAGGGTGATCCCGCACTCGCACTGGTCGGCAAGGGCGTGACGTTCGACACGGGCGGGATCTCGATCAAGCCGGCCGCCGGCATGGAAGACATGAAGTGGGACATGGGCGGCGCCGGTGCTGTCGCCGGGGCGATGAAGACGCTGGCGCTGCGCAAGGCGAAGGCAAACGTGATCGGCGTGATGGGCCTGGTCGAGAACATGCCGGACGGCAACGCCCAGCGCCCTGGTGACGTGGTAACATCCATGTCGGGGCAGACGGTGGAGGTGATCAACACCGACGCGGAAGGCCGGCTGGTGCTGTGCGACTGCGTGACCTGGGTGCAGCGGACGCACAAGGTGAAGACGATCGTCGACCTCGCCACGCTGACCGGCGCCATGATCATCAGCCTGGGCAATGAGCAGGCTGGCCTGTTCGCCAACGACGATGGTCTTGCAGAGCAGCTCCTTGCCGCCGCAAAGGCGAGCGGCGACCAATTGTGGCGGTTCCCGCTCGGCGCCGCCTACGACAAGCTGATCGACAGCCCCATCGCGGACATGAAGAACGTCGGCCCGCGCGGCGGCGGATCGATCACCGCGGCGCAATTCATCAAGCGCTTCGTGGAAGAGGAGGTCCGCTGGGCGCATCTCGACATTGCGGGCACCGTCTGGTCCGAGAAGGACGGTCCGACGTGGGGCAAGGGCGCGACCGGCTATGGCGTGCGACTGCTCAACGCCTTTGTCGCCAGCAACTTCGAAGGCTGA